A genome region from Megalobrama amblycephala isolate DHTTF-2021 linkage group LG16, ASM1881202v1, whole genome shotgun sequence includes the following:
- the neu4 gene encoding sialidase-4 yields MGSQYFPARSVLFQKEPSGVTYRVPALIYIPRSSCFLAFCEERLTPADAQAHLLVMRKGTFYKNYVEWKDMEVLSSARLEGYRSMNPCPVYDEFTGTVFLFFIAVLGHTSESYQLITGKNVTRLCYVSSSDQGDTWSPVTDLTRTLIGDTIKEWATFAVGPGHGTQLKSGRLIIPAYTYHIDCRNCFGRKCKTSSHSFCFYSDTHGNVWHIGEALSAPESVECQMVSVDQEDGVNVLYCNARSVSGCRVQAVSFDNGTVFHDGQLVQKLVEPKNGCHGSVIGFPAPVYQLSQSQHFLRRLRSSYSPRAVSISPALSSSQNFLLPTWVVYTHPTCSYARRDLGVYLSLLPRDPDSWSGPWIIYEGPSAYSDLAYVELMSADAPAVAVFACLFENGTKTAYDEISFCIFTLYELIDHLPHNKQQRRGSKKRKRIWECCFVC; encoded by the exons ATGGGGTCTCAGTACTTCCCAGCACGATCCGTGCTTTTCCAAAAGGAGCCGAGTGGAGTTACGTACCGTGTGCCTGCTTTGATCTACATTCCTCGATCCAGCTGTTTCTTGGCCTTCTGTGAGGAGAGACTGACTCCGGCAGACGCTCAAGCACATCTGCTGGTCATGCGCAAAGGCACTTTTTATAAAAACTATGTGGAA TGGAAAGACATGGAGGTGTTGAGTAGCGCTCGACTGGAGGGCTACCGCTCGATGAACCCTTGCCCTGTTTATGATGAGTTTACGGGCACCGTCTTCTTGTTTTTCATCGCTGTTCTGGGTCACACCTCTGAGTCTTACCAGTTAATTACAGGGAAGAACGTGACACGTCTTTGCTATGTGTCTAGCAGTGACCAAGGGGACACCTGGAGCCCTGTTACAGACCTTACTAGGACGCTCATAGGGGACACCATCAAAG AGTGGGCCACTTTTGCTGTGGGTCCAGGTCACGGAACCCAATTAAAATCTGGAAGGCTAATAATCCCTGCCTACACCTACCATATTGACTGCAGAAATTGCTTTGGCAGGAAGTGCAAGACTTCGTCACACTCGTTTTGTTTTTATAGTGACACGCATGGAAATGTGTGGCATATTGGAGAGGCGCTGTCTGCGCCAGAGAGCGTGGAGTGTCAGATGGTGTCAGTAGATCAGGAAGATGGAGTCAACGTTTTGTACTGCAACGCCCGGAGTGTATCAGGTTGTCGGGTGCAGGCCGTTAGTTTTGATAATGGAACTGTTTTTCACGACGGCCAGCTGGTGCAGAAACTGGTGGAGCCAAAAAATGGGTGCCATGGCAGTGTGATTGGATTTCCAGCCCCAGTCTACCAGCTCAGCCAATCCCAACACTTTCTGAGACGGTTGAGGTCCAGCTACAGTCCACGAGCAGTCAGCATATCCCCAGCTCTGAGCTCTTCACAGAACTTCCTCCTTCCAACATGGGTGGTATATACTCACCCCACATGCTCGTATGCCCGCCGTGACCTGGGTGTTTACCTCAGTCTTCTGCCTCGAGACCCAGACAGTTGGTCAGGACCGTGGATCATATATGAAGGCCCTAGTGCGTACTCAGACTTGGCCTATGTTGAGCTGATGTCTGCTGATGCCCCAGCGGTTGCCGTCTTTGCCTGCCTTTTTGAGAACGGCACAAAGACGGCTTATGATGAGATTTCCTTCTGCATCTTCACACTGTATGAGCTAATCGACCACCTTCcacacaacaaacaacaaagaaGAGGGTCAAAGAAGAGGAAAAGAATCTGGGAGTGCTGCTTTGTCTGCTGA